The Streptomyces sp. NBC_00597 DNA segment GCCACCCTGGAGGTCGTCGAGGAGGCGACCGCCGTCGGGCACGTCAGCTTCCCGTACGTGCCCGGGCTCCTCGCCTTCCGGGAGCTGCCCACCGTGCTGGCCGCGCTGGACGCGCTCGGCGCGGCCCCCGACCTGGTCGTCTGCGACGGCTACGGGCTCGCCCACCCCCGCGGCTTCGGTCTCGCCTGCCACCTCGGGGTGGTCACCGGGCTGCCGAGCATCGGGGTCGCCAAGAACCCGTTCACGTTCACCTACGAGGAGCCCGGCGCCCGGCGCGGCGACGCCGCGCCGCTGGTCGCGGCCGACGGCGCCGTCGTCGGGCGGGCGCTGCGCACGCAGGACGGGATCAAGCCGGTGTACGTCTCCGTGGGGCACCGGGTCTCGCTCGACAACGCCTGCGCCCACGCCCTCGCGCTGAGCCCCCGCTTCCGGATCCCCGAGTCCACGCGGCACGCCGACTCGTTGTGCAGGCGGGCGCTGCGCGAAGCCGCCTCCTGACCGGCCTCCGGCCTTACCGCACCGCCACCACCCGGAAGCGGATGCCGGCCTTCTGGAGCCGGTCCAGCAGGGCGTCGCCCATCGCCACGGCCGTGGTGAGCTGGCCCGCCCGCTCCGGTAGGGCGTCGTAGGCGAGGCACAGCGCCGACTCCGCCAGCATTTTGGCGGTCTCCCCGTAGCCCGGGTCGCCGCCCGAGACCTCGGTGAACACGCGCCGGCCGCCGCCCTCGCCCACGAAGCGGACCGTGAACCAACTGCGGGCCCGGCGCTCCGCGTCCGGGCCGCTGCCCGGCTCCCAGCGACTCATCAGTCGGCGCCGCGCGGCCGGGAGCTGCGCCAGCGCCACAGTCGCGCCGATCGCGGCCACACCGCCGACGGCGACCGGGAGGTGCTTGACCGAGGCGTACTGCCGGTAGCGGAAGTCCGGCCCGTACCGCTCCAGTGCGGCCGCCGAGCGGGTCACGATCCGGGGGTCCAGGGTCGGCAGCGGCAGTGCCCAGGTGCCGGTCTCCCGGCTGTACCGCGGTGCGCCCAGGGGTCCTCGTACACGCCGCTGCGGGAGCCGGGGCTCGTGCAGTCGGCGCTCGTGCGCCGCGGCCAGGGTCTGCGGCCCGCGGCCCATGGCGGTCAGGGCGGAGGCGAGGGTTCCGCCGGAGAAGGCCGCGTTGGACCGCATGAACCCGTCCACCCGGAGCGGGACGCCCTCCGGCAGTTGCGCCACCGTGAAGTAGGCGCCGAGGTCGGCCGGGATCGAGTCGAAGCCGCAGGCGTGCACGAGCCGTGCGCCGGTCTCCCGGGCCCGGGCGTCGTGCCGGACGTACGTCCGGTCCACGAACTCCGGCTCGCCGGTGAGGTCCACGTAGTCCGTGCCCGCCGCGGCGCAGGCGGCGACCAGCTCGGCCCCGTACAGGACGTACGGTCCGACGGTCGTGGCCAGGACCCGGGTCGAGGCGGCCAGGTCCCGTACGGCTGCCGCGTCCCCGGCGTCCACGAGGAGCAGCGGCAGCGACGCGCACCCGGGGTCGAGTTCGGTCAGCCGCTCGCGCAGCCGCTCCAGCTTGCCGAGGTCGCGGCCGGCGAGGGCCCACCGGCAGTCGGTGGGGGCGTGCGCGGCGAGGTACTCGGCGGTCAGGGCCCCGACGAATCCGGTCGCCCCGAAGAGCACCAGGTCATGGGCCCGTTCGGGGGTCCGGTCACGTCCCGCGGACTCGTCGGCCTGCCGGTTCTCTGCGTTCATCACGGCTCCTCCGCGCTCGTGTCGGTGGCTGAGGCTAACCCGCGGCCGGTGCTGGAAGAACAGCGCCCCGGGCCGGGCCTGGACGGCCGTTCCCGGGGCGCTGTTCTTCGGCGTGCGAATGATCACCTGTCGGTGGATCAGTTCTCCTGGTACATGCCGAAGACGTCGACGATGAGGTCGGCGTTGCCGTCGCTCTGGTTCCAGAAGTCGATGAGGCCGCTGGAGCCGGTGCTCGCCTGGACCAGGTTCGGAACGGTCTTGCCCGTCGTCCAGTTCAGGGTCGAGGAGCCGGGCGGGGTCGGCTGGCTCGCCGCGTCGTTGTCGTACTCGTCCAGCGTGTTCGGGTCCGGGGCGACGGCGAGGAAGCCGCTGTCCTTGGTGTTGGTCACCGTGGTGTTCAGCACGAAGCCCGTGACGCCGGAGCCGGGCTCGGACATCGCCGTGTAGATGTAGTCGCGGCCGGCCAGGGGGCCGTAGACCGGGTCCTTGGGGTCGCGGGTGTCGATCATGCGCTCCGGCGTGAACGGCAGGTACGAGCCCTTGCTCTGGGGGCTGTAGTAGCCGACGACGTCGACGATGACGTCGGCCGGGTTCCAGCCGCCGTTGCGGACGCTGATCTTGCCGTCGGGGCCGACGGGGACGATCACCGAGTTGGCGATGGTCTGGCCCGTGGTGAAGTTCACGTTGGACGCGGTCGGCGCCTGCTGGCCGCTCGGGTAGACGGTCAGGTGGCCGTCGCTCTTCGGGTTGGTGACGGTCACGTTGAGCGCCACGGCGGTGACGCCGGAGGCCGGGACCTTGCCGAGGCCGCTGATCTGGGTGCTGAAGGACCCGTAGCCGGCGAGCTGGCCCTTGGCGGTGCCCGTGCCGCTGCGGGTGTCGACGAAGCGCTGCGGCGCGAGGGGGGTGTAGCCGCTGGACGCGGTCTGCGTGAAGTAGCCGGTGACGTCGGCGATGAGGTCGACCGACTCCCAGCCGCCGTTGTACAGGTTGACGTAGCCGTTCTCGCCGACCGGCACGATGACCAGGTTCGGGACGGTCTGGCCGGGCACGAAGTT contains these protein-coding regions:
- a CDS encoding endonuclease V — translated: MTSAKTPADEAEARAIQDELRSQVVLDESGPPPGRGLVAGVDVAYDDERDLVAAAAVVLDAATLEVVEEATAVGHVSFPYVPGLLAFRELPTVLAALDALGAAPDLVVCDGYGLAHPRGFGLACHLGVVTGLPSIGVAKNPFTFTYEEPGARRGDAAPLVAADGAVVGRALRTQDGIKPVYVSVGHRVSLDNACAHALALSPRFRIPESTRHADSLCRRALREAAS
- a CDS encoding saccharopine dehydrogenase NADP-binding domain-containing protein, which produces MNAENRQADESAGRDRTPERAHDLVLFGATGFVGALTAEYLAAHAPTDCRWALAGRDLGKLERLRERLTELDPGCASLPLLLVDAGDAAAVRDLAASTRVLATTVGPYVLYGAELVAACAAAGTDYVDLTGEPEFVDRTYVRHDARARETGARLVHACGFDSIPADLGAYFTVAQLPEGVPLRVDGFMRSNAAFSGGTLASALTAMGRGPQTLAAAHERRLHEPRLPQRRVRGPLGAPRYSRETGTWALPLPTLDPRIVTRSAAALERYGPDFRYRQYASVKHLPVAVGGVAAIGATVALAQLPAARRRLMSRWEPGSGPDAERRARSWFTVRFVGEGGGRRVFTEVSGGDPGYGETAKMLAESALCLAYDALPERAGQLTTAVAMGDALLDRLQKAGIRFRVVAVR
- a CDS encoding PKD domain-containing protein, with the translated sequence MAHAAGQATGDAHGVSKPDLTQAGPTNGAKFTSPADRSTRQTAQSAPATKSGTAAAPMTAAPMTETAGANPTLAVGLEASPTTAHAITLESSITSAATPLDVSVDWGDGAVTAASAAGTQVVVSEHTYAELGTYTVKVTVTDQAANTVVTNEVAVKTGGSDYTPYGPTRLLDTRNGTGAPKTKVAPYSSAHLKIGGNGGIPAGVTAVVLNVTATNTTSGGHVTAFADGDEKPSTSNVNFVPGQTVPNLVIVPVGENGYVNLYNGGWESVDLIADVTGYFTQTASSGYTPLAPQRFVDTRSGTGTAKGQLAGYGSFSTQISGLGKVPASGVTAVALNVTVTNPKSDGHLTVYPSGQQAPTASNVNFTTGQTIANSVIVPVGPDGKISVRNGGWNPADVIVDVVGYYSPQSKGSYLPFTPERMIDTRDPKDPVYGPLAGRDYIYTAMSEPGSGVTGFVLNTTVTNTKDSGFLAVAPDPNTLDEYDNDAASQPTPPGSSTLNWTTGKTVPNLVQASTGSSGLIDFWNQSDGNADLIVDVFGMYQEN